The genome window ccccccccacccccccccccccccacccccccccccccccacccccccccccccccacccccccccccccccacccccccccccccccacccccccccccccccacccccccccccccccacccccccccccccccacccccccccccccccacccccccccccccccacccccccccccccccacccccccccccccccacccccccccccccccacccccccccccccccacccccccccccccccacccccccccccccccacccccccccccccccacccccccccccccccacccccccccccccccacccccccccccccccacccccccccccccccacccccccccccccccacccccccccccccccacccccccccccccccacccccccccccccccacccccccccccccccacccccccccccccccacccccccccccccccacccccccccccccccacccccccccccccccacccccccccccccccacccccccccccccccacccccccccccccccacccccccccccccccacccccccccccccccacccccccccccccccacccccccccccccccacccccccccccccccacccccccccccccccacccccccccccccccacccccccccccccccacccccccccccccccacccccccccccccccacccccccccccccccacccccccccccccccacccccccccccccccacccccccccccccccacccccccccccccccacccccccccccccccacccccccccccccccacccccccccccccccacccccccccccccccacccccccccccccccacccccccccccccccacccccccccccccccacccccccccccccccacccccccccccccccacccccccccccccccacccccccccccccccacccccccccccccccacccccccccccccccacccccccccccccccacccccccccccccccacccccccccccccccacccccccccccccccacccccccccccccccacccccccccccccccacccccccccccccccacccccccccccccccacccccccccccccccacccccccccccccccacccccccccccccccacccccccccccccccacccccccccccccccacccccccccccccccacccccccccccccccacccccccccccccccacccccccccccccccacccccccccccccccacccccccccccccccacccccccccccccccacccccccccccccccacccccccccccccccacccccccccccccccacccccccccccccccacccccccccccccccacccccccccccccccacccccccccccccccacccccccccccccccacccccccccccccccacccccccccccccccacccccccccccccccacccccccccccccccacccccccccccccccacccccccccccccccacccccccccccccccacccccccccccccccacccccccccccccccacccccccccccccccacccccccccccccccacccccccccccccccacccccccccccccccacccccccccccccccacccccccccccccccacccccccccccccccacccccccccccccccacccccccccccccccacccccccccccccccacccccccccccccccacccccccccccccccacccccccccccccccacccccccccccccccacccccccccccccccacccccccccccccccacccccccccccccccacccccccccccccccacccccccccccccccacccccccccccccccacccccccccccccccacccccccccccccccacccccccccccccccacccccccccccccccacccccccccccccccacccccccccccccccacccccccccccccccacccccccccccccccacccccccccccccccacccccccccccccccacccccccccccccccacccccccccccccccacccccccccccccccacccccccccccccccacccccccccccccccacccccccccccccccacccccccccccccccacccccccccccccccacccccccccccccccacccccccccccccccacccccccccccccccacccccccccccccccacccccccccccccccacccccccccccccccacccccccccccccccacccccccccccccccacccccccccccccccacccccccccccccccacccccccccccccccacccccccccccccccacccccccccccccccacccccccccccccccacccccccccccccccacccccccccccccccacccccccccccccccacccccccccccccccacccccccccccccccacccccccccccccccacccccccccccccccacccccccccccccccacccccccccccccccacccccccccccccccacccccccccccccccacccccccccccccccacccccccccccccccacccccccccccccccacccccccccccccccacccccccccccccccacccccccccccccccacccccccccccccccacccccccccccccccacccccccccccccccacccccccccccccccacccccccccccccccacccccccccccccccacccccccccccccccacccccccccccccccacccccccccccccccacccccccccccccccacccccccccccccccacccccccccccccccacccccccccccccccacccccccccccccccacccccccccccccccacccccccccccccccacccccccccccccccacccccccccccccccacccccccccccccccacccccccccccccccacccccccccccccccacccccccccccccccacccccccccccccccacccccccccccccccacccccccccccccccacccccccccccccccacccccccccccccccacccccccccccccccacccccccccccccccacccccccccccccccacccccccccccccccacccccccccccccccacccccccccccccccacccccccccccccccacccccccccccccccacccccccccccccccacccccccccccccccacccccccccccccccacccccccccccccccacccccccccccccccacccccccccccccccacccccccccccccccacccccccccccccccacccccccccccccccacccccccccccccccacccccccccccccccacccccccccccccccacccccccccccccccacccccccccccccccacccccccccccccccacccccccccccccccacccccccccccccccacccccccccccccccacccccccccccccccacccccccccccccccacccccccccccccccacccccccccccccccacccccccccccccccacccccccccccccccacccccccccccccccacccccccccccccccacccccccccccccccacccccccccccccccacccccccccccccccacccccccccccccccacccccccccccccccacccccccccccccccacccccccccccccccacccccccccccccccacccccccccccccccacccccccccccccccacccccccccccccccacccccccccccccccacccccccccccccccacccccccccccccccacccccccccccccccacccccccccccccccacccccccccccccccacccccccccccccccacccccccccccccccacccccccccccccccacccccccccccccccacccccccccccccccacccccccccccccccacccccccccccccccacccccccccccccccacccccccccccccccacccccccccccccccacccccccccccccccacccccccccccccccacccccccccccccccacccccccccccccccacccccccccccccccacccccccccccccccacccccccccccccccacccccccccccccccacccccccccccccccacccccccccccccccacccccccccccccccacccccccccccccccacccccccccccccccacccccccccccccccacccccccccccccccacccccccccccccccacccccccccccccccacccccccccccccccacccccccccccccccacccccccccccccccacccccccccccccccacccccccccccccccacccccccccccccccacccccccccccccccacccccccccccccccacccccccccccccccacccccccccccccccacccccccccccccccacccccccccccccccacccccccccccccccacccccccccccccccacccccccccccccccacccccccccccccccacccccccccccccccacccccccccccccccacccccccccccccccacccccccccccccccacccccccccccccccacccccccccccccccacccccccccccccccacccccccccccccccacccccccccccccccacccccccccccccccacccccccccccccccacccccccccccccccacccccccccccccccacccccccccccccccacccccccccccccccacccccccccccccccacccccccccccccccacccccccccccccccacccccccccccccccacccccccccccccccacccccccccccccccacccccccccccccccacccccccccccccccacccccccccccccccacccccccccccccccacccccccccccccccacccccccccccccccacccccccccccccccacccccccccccccccacccccccccccccccacccccccccccccccacccccccccccccccacccccccccccccccacccccccccccccccacccccccccccccccacccccccccccccccacccccccccccccccacccccccccccccccacccccccccccccccacccccccccccccccacccccccccccccccacccccccccccccccacccccccccccccccacccccccccccccccacccccccccccccccacccccccccccccccacccccccccccccccacccccccccccccccacccccccccccccccacccccccccccccccacccccccccccccccacccccccccccccccacccccccccccccccacccccccccccccccacccccccccccccccacccccccccccccccacccccccccccccccacccccccccccccccacccccccccccccccacccccccccccccccacccccccccccccccacccccccccccccccacccccccccccccccacccccccccccccccacccccccccccccccacccccccccccccccacccccccccccccccacccccccccccccccacccccccccccccccacccccccccccccccacccccccccccccccacccccccccccccccacccccccccccccccacccccccccccccccacccccccccccccccacccccccccccccccacccccccccccccccacccccccccccccccacccccccccccccccacccccccccccccccacccccccccccccccacccccccccccccccacccccccccccccccacccccccccccccccacccccccccccccccacccccccccccccccacccccccccccccccacccccccccccccccacccccccccccccccacccccccccccccccacccccccccccccccacccccccccccccccacccccccccccccccacccccccccccccccacccccccccccccccacccccccccccccccacccccccccccccccacccccccccccccccacccccccccccccccacccccccccccccccacccccccccccccccacccccccccccccccacccccccccccccccacccccccccccccccacccccccccccccccacccccccccccccccacccccccccccccccacccccccccccccccacccccccccccccccacccccccccccccccacccccccccccccccacccccccccccccccacccccccccccccccacccccccccccccccacccccccccccccccacccccccccccccccacccccccccccccccacccccccccccccccacccccccccccccccacccccccccccccccacccccccccccccccacccccccccccccccacccccccccccccccacccccccccccccccacccccccccccccccacccccccccccccccacccccccccccccccacccccccccccccccacccccccccccccccacccccccccccccccacccccccccccccccacccccccccccccccacccccccccccccccacccccccccccccccacccccccccccccccacccccccccccccccacccccccccccccccacccccccccccccccacccccccccccccccacccccccccccccccacccccccccccccccacccccccccccccccacccccccccccccccacccccccccccccccacccccccccccccccacccccccccccccccacccccccccccccccacccccccccccccccacccccccccccccccacccccccccccccccacccccccccccccccacccccccccccccccacccccccccccccccacccccccccccccccacccccccccccccccacccccccccccccccacccccccccccccccacccccccccccccccacccccccccccccccacccccccccccccccacccccccccccccccacccccccccccccccacccccccccccccccacccccccccccccccacccccccccccccccacccccccccccccccacccccccccccccccacccccccccccccccacccccccccccccccacccccccccccccccacccccccccccccccacccccccccccccccacccccccccccccccacccccccccccccccacccccccccccccccacccccccccccccccacccccccccccccccacccccccccccccccacccccccccccccccacccccccccccccccacccccccccccccccacccccccccccccccacccccccccccccccacccccccccccccccacccccccccccccccacccccccccccccccacccccccccccccccacccccccccccccccacccccccccccccccacccccccccccccccacccccccccccccccacccccccccccccccacccccccccccccccacccccccccccccccacccccccccccccccacccccccccccccccacccccccccccccccacccccccccccccccacccccccccccccccacccccccccccccccacccccccccccccccacccccccccccccccacccccccccccccccacccccccccccccccacccccccccccccccacccccccccccccccacccccccccccccccacccccccccccccccacccccccccccccccacccccccccccccccacccccccccccccccacccccccccccccccacccccccccccccccacccccccccccccccacccccccccccccccacccccccccccccccacccccccccccccccacccccccccccccccacccccccccccccccacccccccccccccccacccccccccccccccacccccccccccccccacccccccccccccccacccccccccccccccacccccccccccccccacccccccccccccccacccccccccccccccacccccccccccccccacccccccccccccccacccccccccccccccacccccccccccccccacccccccccccccccacccccccccccccccacccccccccccccccacccccccccccccccacccccccccccccccacccccccccccccccacccccccccccccccacccccccccccccccacccccccccccccccacccccccccccccccacccccccccccccccacccccccccccccccacccccccccccccccacccccccccccccccacccccccccccccccacccccccccccccccacccccccccccccccacccccccccccccccacccccccccccccccacccccccccccccccacccccccccccccccacccccccccccccccacccccccccccccccacccccccccccccccacccccccccccccccacccccccccccccccacccccccccccccccacccccccccccccccacccccccccccccccacccccccccccccccacccccccccccccccacccccccccccccccacccccccccccccccacccccccccccccccacccccccccccccccacccccccccccccccacccccccccccccccacccccccccccccccacccccccccccccccacccccccccccccccacccccccccccccccacccccccccccccccacccccccccccccccacccccccccccccccacccccccccccccccacccccccccccccccacccccccccccccccacccccccccccccccacccccccccccccccacccccccccccccccacccccccccccccccacccccccccccccccacccccccccccccccacccccccccccccccacccccccccccccccacccccccccccccccacccccccccccccccacccccccccccccccacccccccccccccccacccccccccccccccacccccccccccccccacccccccccccccccacccccccccccccccacccccccccccccccacccccccccccccccacccccccccccccccacccccccccccccccacccccccccccccccacccccccccccccccacccccccccccccccacccccccccccccccacccccccccccccccacccccccccccccccacccccccccccccccacccccccccccccccacccccccccccccccacccccccccccccccacccccccccccccccacccccccccccccccacccccccccccccccacccccccccccccccacccccccccccccccacccccccccccccccacccccccccccccccacccccccccccccccacccccccccccccccacccccccccccccccacccccccccccccccacccccccccccccccacccccccccccccccacccccccccccccccacccccccccccccccacccccccccccccccacccccccccccccccacccccccccccccccacccccccccccccccacccccccccccccccacccccccccccccccacccccccccccccccacccccccccccccccacccccccccccccccacccccccccccccccacccccccccccccccacccccccccccccccacccccccccccccccacccccccccccccccacccccccccccccccacccccccccccccccacccccccccccccccacccccccccccccccacccccccccccccccacccccccccccccccacccccccccccccccacccccccccccccccacccccccccccccccacccccccccccccccacccccccccccccccacccccccccccccccacccccccccccccccacccccccccccccccacccccccccccccccacccccccccccccccacccccccccccccccacccccccccccccccacccccccccccccccacccccccccccccccacccccccccccccccacccccccccccccccacccccccccccccccacccccccccccccccacccccccccccccccacccccccccccccccacccccccccccccccacccccccccccccccacccccccccccccccacccccccccccccccacccccccccccccccacccccccccccccccacccccccccccccccacccccccccccccccacccccccccccccccacccccccccccccccacccccccccccccccacccccccccccccccacccccccccccccccacccccccccccccccacccccccccccccccacccccccccccccccacccccccccccccccacccccccccccccccacccccccccccccccacccccccccccccccacccccccccccccccacccccccccccccccacccccccccccccccacccccccccccccccacccccccccccccccacccccccccccccccaccccc of Sphaerodactylus townsendi isolate TG3544 linkage group LG03, MPM_Stown_v2.3, whole genome shotgun sequence contains these proteins:
- the LOC125427767 gene encoding basic proline-rich protein-like → PPPPPPPTPPPPHPPPPPPPPPPTPPPPHPPPPPPPPPPTPPPPHPPPPPPPPPPTPPPPHPPPPPPPPPPTPPPPHPPPPPPPPPPTPPPPHPPPPPPPPPPTPPPPHPPPPPPPPPPTPPPPHPPPPPPPPPPTPPPPHPPPPPPPPPPTPPPPHPPPPPPPPPPTPPPPHPPPPPPPPPPTPPPPHPPPPPPPPPPTPPPPHPPPPPPPPPPTPPPPHPPPPPPPPPPTPPPPHPPPPPPPPPPTPPPPHPPPPPPPPPPTPPPPHPPPPPPPPPPTPPPPHPPPPPPPPPPTPPPPHPPPPPPPPPPTPPPPHPPPPPPPPPPTPPPPHPPPPPPPPPPTPPPPHPPPPPPPPPPTPPPPHPPPPPPPHPPPPPPPPPPTPPPPHPPPPPPPPPPTPPPPHPPPPPPPPPPTPPPPHPPPPPPPPPPTPPPPHPPPPPPPPPPTPPPPHPPPPPPPPPPTPPPPHPPPPPPPPPPTPPPPHPPPPPPPPPPTPPPPHPPPPPPPPPPTPPPPHPPPPPPPPPP